From the genome of Candidatus Competibacteraceae bacterium:
GGCGACTCCTTCCCAGGCGGTCAGAGCTTCCAGGCGTGGCCAGAAATCGGCATCGGCGGTGTTCAGGCGTTGGATATTCGGCATGAGCGGCATTCCGGTATGGATGCTCCCCCCGCCCGCCAGCGGGAGAGGGGGTATTGTTCAAATGCCAACGGTGGCGGCCATGCGGGCCATGATCGCCTTGATCCGGGCGTGTTTCATCTTCATGGCCGCCTTGTTGATGATCAGGCGCGAACTGATATCGGCGATGTGCTCCAGCGGCGCCAGACCGTTCGCTTGCAAGGTCTTACCGGTATCCACCACATCGACGATGTAATCGGCTAGCCCGACCAGCGGCGCCAGTTCCATTGAGCCGTACAGCTTGATGACCTCCACCTGCCGACCTTGGTCGGCAAACCAGCGCCGGGTCGTATTCACATACTTGGTGGCGATGCGTGGGCGGTTCAAGCGCGGCTGGTGGTCGGGATCACCGGCCACCATCAACCGGCAGCGGGCGATTTTCAGGTCCAGCGGTTCGTATAGCCCCTCGCCGCCGTGTTCCAGTAGCACATCCTTGCCAGCCACGCCCAGATCGGCGGCGCCATACTGCACGTAGGTCGGCACGTCGGTGGCGCGGATGATCACCAGCTTCACGTCGGGCTGGTTGGTGTCGAGAATCAGCTTGCGGCTGGTTTCCGGATCGTCGGTCGGCACGATGGCCGCCGCCGCCAGCAGCGGCAGGGTTTCCTTGAAGATGCGGCCCTTGGACAGGGCAATGGTCAGCGTCGTGGGCATCGGCGTTCAGCCCGGCGTCCGGCGGATGCGCGCGCCCAGATGCGACAGCTTTTCCTCGATGCAGTCGTAGCCGCGGTCGATGTGGTAAATGCGGTCGAGGATGGTATCGCCGTCGGCGACCAGCGCCGCCAGGATCAGGCTGGCCGAGGCGCGCAGGTCGGTGGCCATCACCGGCGCGCCGGTCAGTCGCGGCACCCCGATGCTGACGGCGGTGTTGCCCTCCAACTCGATTTGAGCGCCCATCCGTTGCAGTTCGTTGACGTGCATAAAGCGGTTCTCGAACACGGTCTCGGTGATCATGCCGGTGCCCTCGGCAACAGCATTGAGGGCGACGAACTGGGCCTGCATGTCGGTCGGAAAAGCCGGGTAGGGCGCCGTGCGAATGCGTACGGCCTTAGGTCGATTACCCTTCATATCGACTTCGATCCAGTCCGGGCCGGTGTTGACCTGGGCGCCGGCCTCTTCCAGTTTGAGCAATACCGCTTCCAGGATTTCCGGACGGGTGTCCTTCACTTTGACGCGGCCACCGGTGATCGCCCCCGCCAGCAGGTAGGTACCGGTTTCGATCCGGTCCGGCAGCACCTGGTAGTGGGCGCCACCGAGGCGCTCGACCCCTTCGATCACCAGGGTATCGGTGCCGGCCCCGTCGATCCGCGCGCCCATCGCTTTCAGGCAGTCGGCCAGATCCACCACTTCGGGTTCCCGTGCGGCGTTCTCGATCACCGTGGTGCCCCGAGCCAGAGTGGCGGCCATCAGCAGGTTTTCGGTGCCGGTCACCGTGACCAGGTCTAGTACGATGTGCGCACCCTGCAAGCGGCCGGAACGGGCGCGGATGTAGCCGTTCTCGACCTTGATGTCGGCGCCCATCGCCTCCAATCCCTTGATGTGCAGATTGACCGGTCGCGAACCGATGGCGCAGCCGCCCGGCAGCGACACATCAGCCTGACCGAAGCGGGCCAGCAGCGGTCCCAGCACCAGGATCGAGGCGCGCATGGTACGCACCAATTCGTAAGGGGCCTGGAAGCTCTGAATCGTGCGTGGGTCCACCTGGATGTTCATCCGCTCGTCGACCACCAGGTCCACGCCCATGCGGCCCAGCAGTTCCATGGTGGTGGTAACGTCCTGCAAGTGCGGGACGTTGCGAATAGTGACCGGCTCGTCGGCCAGCAGGGTGGCGGCCAGAATCGGCAGCACCGCATTCTTGGCGCCGGAGGCGCGCAATTCGCCGTACAGCGGCACGCCGCCATTGATGATGAGTTTGCTCATGAAGGCAGGGTCCGCCGGGGTTAGGGTTGCAGTTTTTGCCAAGTGTCCGGCGTGTAGGTCTTGAGGGACAGGGCGTGGATCTCCTCGCGCTCCATTCGCCCTCCCAGCGCCGCGTACACCAGCCGGTGCTGCTGTAACAGCGACTTGCCGGCGAAGGCCGCGCTGACGACCACCGCCTCGAAATGGACACCGTCATCGCCGCGGACCTTGGCCCGTGCGTCCGGCAGTTGTTCTTCGATCAGACGTTCGAGGTCTTGCGCTTGCATCGTGGTCAATCCTGGCTGGATGAAAAGGGTGTTTGGGGAAGCGGTGGTGTCGGAACGTGAGGAGCGGAGCGCGGGGAAGTTCGCCGTCAGGCGGCGGGTAGCACCGTTTCCAGATCGGCGACTCGGATGATGGCGCGCATCTGCGTTGGGATGCCGACGAAGAGCAGTTCCCGCTGGCGGCGGCGCATTTGGTGTAGCCATTGCACCAGCAGAGCCACTCCCGCGCTGTTGGAGCGGCTGACCCCGCTGAGATCGATGCGGAGGAGCGGGGCGTCGCTTACGAACAG
Proteins encoded in this window:
- a CDS encoding ATP phosphoribosyltransferase, whose translation is MPTTLTIALSKGRIFKETLPLLAAAAIVPTDDPETSRKLILDTNQPDVKLVIIRATDVPTYVQYGAADLGVAGKDVLLEHGGEGLYEPLDLKIARCRLMVAGDPDHQPRLNRPRIATKYVNTTRRWFADQGRQVEVIKLYGSMELAPLVGLADYIVDVVDTGKTLQANGLAPLEHIADISSRLIINKAAMKMKHARIKAIMARMAATVGI
- the murA gene encoding UDP-N-acetylglucosamine 1-carboxyvinyltransferase, with product MSKLIINGGVPLYGELRASGAKNAVLPILAATLLADEPVTIRNVPHLQDVTTTMELLGRMGVDLVVDERMNIQVDPRTIQSFQAPYELVRTMRASILVLGPLLARFGQADVSLPGGCAIGSRPVNLHIKGLEAMGADIKVENGYIRARSGRLQGAHIVLDLVTVTGTENLLMAATLARGTTVIENAAREPEVVDLADCLKAMGARIDGAGTDTLVIEGVERLGGAHYQVLPDRIETGTYLLAGAITGGRVKVKDTRPEILEAVLLKLEEAGAQVNTGPDWIEVDMKGNRPKAVRIRTAPYPAFPTDMQAQFVALNAVAEGTGMITETVFENRFMHVNELQRMGAQIELEGNTAVSIGVPRLTGAPVMATDLRASASLILAALVADGDTILDRIYHIDRGYDCIEEKLSHLGARIRRTPG
- a CDS encoding BolA/IbaG family iron-sulfur metabolism protein translates to MQAQDLERLIEEQLPDARAKVRGDDGVHFEAVVVSAAFAGKSLLQQHRLVYAALGGRMEREEIHALSLKTYTPDTWQKLQP
- a CDS encoding STAS domain-containing protein; translated protein: MASARVSRDGDILRVQGELNFDSVADLWETSEALFVSDAPLLRIDLSGVSRSNSAGVALLVQWLHQMRRRQRELLFVGIPTQMRAIIRVADLETVLPAA